One window from the genome of Pseudonocardia hierapolitana encodes:
- a CDS encoding NIPSNAP family protein, whose amino-acid sequence MFYEIRRYRARPGRRDDWVRYMEDVVLPFQQAKGMTVIASFIDEEDEDGHVWIRRFDDEDDRVGRSAAVYEDPEWRERIGPTVGELLLTDRTVVTRVRPTPASAMQ is encoded by the coding sequence ATGTTCTACGAGATTCGCCGCTACCGGGCCCGCCCCGGACGTCGGGACGACTGGGTCCGCTACATGGAAGACGTCGTCCTCCCGTTCCAGCAGGCCAAGGGGATGACCGTGATCGCCTCGTTCATCGACGAGGAGGACGAGGACGGCCACGTCTGGATCCGCCGGTTCGACGACGAGGACGACCGCGTGGGGCGCTCCGCCGCCGTCTACGAGGACCCCGAGTGGCGCGAGCGCATCGGCCCGACGGTCGGCGAGCTGCTGCTCACGGACCGCACCGTCGTGACCCGAGTGCGCCCGACGCCGGCGTCGGCGATGCAATGA
- a CDS encoding alpha/beta fold hydrolase yields MPETFVLINGAWHGGWAWRPVARHLRAAGHRVLTPTLPGLHDGDDPTDLHLSDVVDAVVDLVEREDLRDVTLVGHSWGGYPMTGAAHHLRTRLRKLVYWSAFVPARGRSLHDEIPPGYQELFADLARASDDNTVALPLDVWQAAFVHDAPEDVQRALHELMVPHPYQYFTETVEPLDAAAGIPVAYVLSREDIALPPGEYGWDRFAERLGVEPLVAPGSHEACFTAPEGLAHALLKA; encoded by the coding sequence ATGCCCGAGACATTCGTGTTGATCAACGGCGCCTGGCACGGCGGCTGGGCGTGGCGGCCGGTGGCCCGACACCTCCGAGCAGCGGGCCACCGCGTGCTGACGCCCACCCTGCCGGGCCTGCACGACGGCGACGATCCGACGGACCTGCACCTGTCGGACGTGGTCGACGCCGTGGTGGACCTCGTCGAACGGGAGGACCTGCGCGACGTGACCCTCGTCGGCCACAGCTGGGGCGGCTACCCGATGACCGGTGCCGCTCACCACCTTCGGACACGCCTGCGCAAGCTCGTCTACTGGAGCGCCTTCGTCCCGGCTCGCGGCCGCTCGCTCCACGACGAGATCCCGCCGGGGTACCAGGAGCTGTTCGCCGACCTGGCAAGGGCGTCCGACGACAACACCGTGGCGCTGCCGCTGGACGTGTGGCAGGCCGCGTTCGTCCACGACGCGCCCGAGGACGTGCAGCGGGCCCTCCACGAGCTGATGGTGCCGCACCCGTACCAGTACTTCACCGAGACCGTCGAACCACTCGACGCCGCGGCCGGGATCCCGGTCGCCTACGTCCTGAGCCGTGAGGACATCGCACTGCCGCCCGGCGAGTACGGGTGGGACCGCTTCGCCGAGCGGCTCGGCGTCGAGCCGCTCGTCGCCCCCGGAAGCCACGAGGCCTGCTTCACCGCGCCGGAAGGTCTCGCACACGCTCTGTTGAAGGCCTGA
- a CDS encoding GlxA family transcriptional regulator codes for MSHRVAVLALDGVIPFDLGIPARVFREALDRHGRNLYSVSTCSLGGRPVRTSQDFVVTVEHDERLLARADTVVIATQEPTPELLATGALPDELTAALALVPPSSRIVSLCTSAFVLAAAGLLDGRSATTHWTLCRAFADLFPQVSVDPDVLFVDNGQVLTSAGGAAGIDLCLHLVRRDHGAEVANGAARRCVVAPWRDGGQAQFIDHPLPIDPESSTAATRTWALAHLDEPIGLLDLARHANMSVRTFSRRFRAEVGETPAQWLIQRRVDAARRLLETSDLTVDQIATVAGFGSATLLRKHLHATIGLSPGSYRRTFTAPVGTGHGRHEANGQRP; via the coding sequence ATGTCCCATCGCGTCGCCGTTCTCGCTCTCGACGGGGTGATCCCGTTCGACCTGGGTATCCCCGCCCGGGTCTTCCGGGAGGCCCTCGATCGGCACGGCAGGAACCTCTACAGCGTGTCCACGTGCTCGCTCGGCGGGCGACCCGTGCGCACCAGCCAGGACTTCGTCGTCACGGTGGAGCACGACGAGCGCCTGCTCGCACGGGCGGACACGGTCGTGATCGCGACGCAGGAACCGACGCCCGAGTTGCTGGCCACGGGTGCCCTTCCGGACGAGCTCACCGCGGCGCTCGCCCTCGTCCCGCCGTCCAGTCGCATCGTCAGCCTCTGCACCTCGGCGTTCGTGCTCGCCGCAGCGGGCCTGCTCGACGGCCGGTCCGCGACGACCCACTGGACACTGTGCCGAGCGTTTGCGGACCTCTTCCCGCAGGTATCGGTCGATCCCGACGTGCTGTTCGTCGACAACGGCCAGGTGCTCACCTCGGCCGGCGGTGCCGCGGGGATCGATCTGTGCCTGCACCTGGTCCGGCGCGACCACGGGGCCGAGGTGGCCAACGGCGCGGCACGGCGGTGCGTCGTCGCCCCCTGGCGGGATGGCGGCCAGGCCCAGTTCATCGACCACCCGCTGCCGATCGACCCCGAATCGTCGACCGCGGCCACCCGGACCTGGGCACTGGCCCACCTCGACGAGCCGATCGGCCTGCTCGACCTCGCGCGTCACGCGAACATGAGCGTGCGGACCTTCTCCCGCCGCTTCCGCGCCGAGGTCGGCGAGACCCCGGCCCAGTGGCTGATCCAGCGACGGGTCGACGCGGCGCGCCGCTTGCTCGAGACTTCCGACCTGACCGTCGACCAGATCGCCACCGTCGCCGGGTTCGGCAGTGCGACGCTGCTCCGCAAGCACCTCCACGCCACGATCGGACTGTCGCCGGGCTCATACCGCCGGACCTTCACCGCGCCCGTCGGAACCGGTCACGGCCGGCACGAGGCGAACGGTCAGCGGCCGTAG
- a CDS encoding SAM-dependent methyltransferase, producing the protein MGEPNTPPVVVDTTIPQAARFWDFLLGGKDNYEVDREVGREVLGIFPQLIDSARADRGFLVRAVTHLVRDAGIRQLLDVGTGLPTVNNTHQVAQAIAPESRIVYVDNDPIVLAHARALLVSTPEGATQYLHADVRDWETILRDAASTLDLTRPVALMLLGIINYVLDDDVAHDIVAGLVDALPSGSYLAMSHPTAEVHAEAMAESVAYYNASGAPPIRTRSRTELTRFFDGLELLDPGVVSCSLWRPDGSELGDPVEVTQYCGVARKP; encoded by the coding sequence ATGGGTGAGCCGAACACACCACCGGTGGTGGTCGACACGACGATCCCCCAGGCGGCGCGGTTCTGGGACTTCCTGCTCGGCGGCAAGGACAACTACGAGGTCGACCGCGAGGTCGGTCGGGAGGTGCTCGGGATCTTCCCGCAGCTGATCGACTCCGCGCGGGCGGATCGGGGATTCCTGGTCCGCGCCGTCACGCACCTCGTGCGCGACGCCGGCATCCGGCAGCTGCTGGACGTCGGCACCGGCCTGCCGACGGTCAACAACACGCACCAGGTCGCGCAGGCGATCGCCCCGGAGTCCCGCATCGTGTACGTCGACAACGACCCGATCGTGCTGGCGCACGCGCGTGCTCTGCTCGTCTCCACCCCCGAGGGAGCCACCCAGTACCTGCACGCCGACGTGCGCGACTGGGAGACGATCCTGCGGGACGCAGCCAGCACTCTCGACCTCACGCGCCCGGTGGCGCTCATGCTGCTGGGGATCATCAACTACGTGCTCGACGACGACGTCGCCCACGACATCGTCGCCGGCCTCGTGGACGCCCTGCCCTCGGGGAGCTACCTGGCGATGTCCCATCCAACGGCCGAGGTGCACGCCGAGGCGATGGCGGAGTCGGTCGCCTACTACAACGCCAGCGGTGCTCCACCGATCAGGACCCGCAGCCGGACGGAGCTCACCCGGTTCTTCGACGGCCTCGAGCTGCTCGACCCCGGTGTCGTGTCCTGCTCGTTGTGGCGCCCCGACGGGAGCGAGCTGGGGGACCCCGTCGAGGTGACCCAGTACTGCGGGGTCGCGCGGAAGCCCTGA
- a CDS encoding NADP-dependent oxidoreductase — protein sequence MPEQINAMRAVVQHCLGGGEVLAVETLPRPVPLPTEVLVRVHAAGVNPVDWKTREGHGMARVLGEPPFVLGWDVAGVVEEVGFGVTTLAVGDRVYGMPWFPRAAGGYAEYVTAPARQFAHSPTSLNDAQAAAVPLAALTAWQILVDTLHVQPGQRVLITAAAGGVGHFAVQFARHLGAHVVATASTANHEWLSELGANEVVDYHEAGYESLIKNIDSVVDLVGGGEDLRLVATLREGGSIVAVPGGVSEALAAAVEAINGHASSFLVEPDGAALARIAELIDAGDVRVEVARTFPLEQTAIAHALGETNRTRGKIVLTLDS from the coding sequence ATGCCCGAACAGATCAACGCCATGCGTGCAGTCGTCCAGCACTGCCTCGGTGGTGGCGAGGTGCTCGCCGTCGAGACGCTCCCGCGGCCCGTGCCACTGCCCACCGAGGTTCTCGTCCGCGTCCACGCCGCCGGGGTGAACCCCGTCGACTGGAAGACCCGGGAAGGACACGGAATGGCCAGAGTCCTCGGCGAACCGCCCTTCGTCCTCGGCTGGGACGTGGCCGGCGTCGTCGAGGAGGTCGGTTTCGGTGTCACGACCCTGGCCGTGGGAGACCGGGTCTACGGCATGCCGTGGTTCCCGCGCGCAGCAGGTGGCTACGCCGAGTACGTCACCGCGCCGGCGCGACAGTTCGCCCACTCACCGACCTCGCTGAACGATGCGCAGGCCGCGGCGGTGCCGCTGGCGGCGCTCACGGCATGGCAGATCCTCGTCGACACCCTGCACGTGCAGCCGGGACAGCGGGTCCTGATCACGGCGGCGGCCGGGGGTGTGGGCCACTTCGCGGTCCAGTTCGCCCGCCATCTCGGCGCGCACGTGGTGGCGACCGCGAGCACTGCGAACCACGAGTGGCTGAGCGAGCTCGGCGCGAACGAGGTCGTGGACTACCACGAAGCCGGGTACGAATCGCTGATCAAGAACATCGACAGCGTCGTCGACCTGGTCGGCGGGGGCGAGGACCTGCGGCTGGTCGCCACCTTGCGCGAGGGCGGGTCGATCGTCGCCGTGCCCGGCGGGGTGTCCGAGGCGCTCGCCGCCGCGGTCGAGGCCATCAACGGCCACGCGTCCTCGTTCCTCGTCGAGCCCGACGGTGCCGCGCTCGCGCGCATCGCCGAACTGATCGACGCCGGCGACGTCCGGGTCGAGGTCGCACGCACCTTCCCCCTCGAACAAACCGCCATCGCGCACGCCCTCGGCGAGACGAACCGCACGCGCGGCAAGATCGTCCTGACCCTCGACTCCTGA